From a single Lytechinus variegatus isolate NC3 chromosome 9, Lvar_3.0, whole genome shotgun sequence genomic region:
- the LOC121421252 gene encoding uncharacterized protein LOC121421252, producing MAQEVHSVVDKVEARLVVDMAQEVHSVVDKVEARLVVDMAQEVHSVVDKVEARLVVDMAQEVHSVVDTVEAHLVVDMAQEVHSVVDKVEARLVVDMAQEVHSVVDKVEARLVVDMAQEVHSVVDKVEARLVVDMAQEVHSVVDTVEARLVVDMAQEVHSVVDTVEGSK from the exons ATGGCGCAGGAGGTGCATTCGGTGGTTGATAAGGTGGAGGCTCGTTTGGTGGTTGATATGGCGCAGGAGGTGCATTCGGTGGTTGATAAGGTGGAGGCTCGTTTGGTGGTTGATATGGCGCAGGAGGTGCATTCGGTGGTTGATAAGGTGGAGGCTCGTTTGGTGGTTGATATGGCGCAGGAGGTGCATTCGGTGGTTGATACGGTGGAGGCTCATTTGGTGGTTGATATGGCGCAGGAGGTGCATTCGGTGGTTGATAAGGTGGAGGCTCGTTTGGTGGTTGATATGGCGCAGGAGGTGCATTCGGTGGTTGATAAGGTGGAGGCTCGTTTGGTGGTTGATATGGCGCAG GAGGTGCATTCGGTGGTTGATAAGGTGGAGGCTCGTTTGGTGGTTGATATGGCGCAGGAGGTGCATTCGGTGGTTGATACGGTGGAGGCTCGTTTGGTGGTTGATATGGCGCAGGAGGTGCATTCGGTGGTTGATACGGTGGAG GGGTCTAAGTGA